gaagaagagaaggaggggagaaGGTCGCAGCGGCTCTGGGGTTAGCGCGAAGGGGAGAAGAGCAACAACAGCGGCCCTTCCCCTTTCCTTCCCCACCTTCTCTTCCCTTCCCTTCCCTTTCCTTCCTTCTTCTATCCTCTCTTCTCTTCCCCTTTTCCCATTATTcaatgttttgtttttttttttttagttagaaatatttttagaataaaaatgtaaaatttggtaaaaataacgattttaaaataaactaaaatttttgAGACCATTGTGTAGCGAAAAAAAACTGAAGTCTCTATGTTAGaaaccaaaatcgtacttaacccttaATTTAAtggatataaaaattaaataatattagaatATGTTAAATAAGATGAGATTAAGAGTACTTGAGTTATTAAATAATGAATGTAAAAGTATTAAATAATGAATGTAAAAGTGTACCTACAAAAAGTATTCAAATGCTTAAGTGGGTATTATATATTCAGTGTGTatattataaaagataaaatgtCCTACCTTTATAGCTAAGGTGAATTACACTTTTGTCAATCATTTTCATTGAATGGTAATACAGTATTAAACTATAGGAAAGTTATCAGGTGTACCTAGGAACATCGGTGTTtcagttgttttaaccgttgattttaattaatatatattatatatattttttataattcagatTAACGGTTAAAATAACTAGAATACCGATGTTCCCGGTACACTTGATGACCTTCCTAAACTATAACGCATAAAGCCAATTAATTGCTTTTGAATTAGGTTTTACCAGTATATCAAAAACAttttacatcaaaattaaattcaaatccTATTAAACATGCAATTGATAACATTTACCAAATGACCTTGGTACTTGATATTTGATAATGAAAGGAAATAGTATTATAATGTACACGTTGTATATTATGGTCCTGTCTGGTTCTGGACCACCGGTGATCCATCTAAAATCTGGTAGTTCCTAAAACCAAAAGTCCAAAACCCTGTTCGTCAGATTCCAGTTCCACCACTAACCCTGTCCGCCACTGGCGCCACATCCTCAAACTCGATCTCTTCGGCCAACAACCTCTGTTTTATCCGAGGACCACAATCTTACTCCTCGATTCGGTTGTTTTCGAGCTGACATTTTTTAGGGATCAAAACCAAAGGAAAGATTAGCAgtgtaaaaaatttaaaatttaacatcaaaaatattttctttcctCTAAAACCTAATTCACAATCAATTTCTAAATGTTCTCAAATGCATACTTCGAGCATATAATAAGAATGATTGGAACATAACCTTCAATTCTTCATGTTAGGGTTCCGAAAAGCCGATGaataaagatgatgatgattcAGTACATCTGGTTAACCAAAGGAACAcagtagagagagagagagagagagtacgAGGTTGTCTTGGCCCTCAACTGTGATTCCTTTGATTAAAAAGATGGAACGAACCAGGGCTTCCGATCTCTTCTTTTCACAGCAATGGGGAACAACCACACTAGTTCGGAATTTATAGGGAGAGTGTGCGTGGAGCCCGTGCCCTCTTTACACTTGCTTTTGGGCTATGGCCTCCATCACAAGCCGGAATAACCACTACTTGCTTTACGCACTAAATCACTAATCTTTCGAAGGCCcaaaacaaaagaataaaaactcattttattttatttttaccttGTGGGATAACGGGAATTGGGAAATGGGAATGATAAAACAATATCTATCTATTTATATATCTATTATAGTATTTACTTTTTTCTGAAAATCGAACCGAACCGGACGAATTAACCTTGAACCGGTTTTTGGTTGGTTTGGTTGAAGCAGAAAACCACCTGAAAAAACCGGTAAAAGAAAGGTCGAACCGGTAATAAACCGATAGAACCTGCcggttttttaaaaatttccgGCTTTTtgcaataaaaaacaaaaaacccTCTCATCTCCAGTGAATTCACAAACCAAACCTAAACGGACCCAATCAGAGACTAGAGCAGCCCCCACCACCATCTGCCAGTCGCCCTCTTCGCCTCGGCGTGGAATCTCTGTTCGGAGACATCGCCGCCGCTCGCGTCGCCCACCTCACTGTCACACGTCGATCATCTTGTCGGCTCGCCTCTGCGCTCTCCGGCCTCTGCTCACCTCGGCTCCTTCCTCACTAGCCACTGCTTGCTTCAGTGCTTCGTggagttttattttcaaaatttttattgagGTATTCTTCAATCTTCAATGCTTCAGTGATCGTTGTCGCCGTCGTTGACGCAACCAGCGTCGGTCATCTCACCCGCGGCCCTCTCCTTGCTACTTCACGGTTCCATTTGCTTCGTCTCTGTCGCCGGCTCGCCGCCCAAATCACCTCTCTGCTCGCCTCTTCGTTCTCCGTCGCGAGTGATGCCGCTCCTTGCTTCTTCGACATCGTCCATGGTAAGCTCCTCGCCTCTAACCTTGTCGTTCTTCCCTGACTCCCCCTATATGGACGCCGTGGGTTCTTCAGTTACTCTTAAATTAATTTTGggttcatcttttttttttaattaatttttaagattCAGAGCTGAGTTTGGAATTGGATTATTTGTTTGATTTGTTGAATGCTGATGTGATTAtgaattcaatttaatttgaattcttAGTTTGGAATTGGATTCAATTTAGTCTTTGTTGCTAATGTGTTTTCAGTTTAATTTGGATTCAGAAGTCAGAATCACGTTCCTGATTAATTGAttagaatttcaaaaattaatatgaTGATATGCTTTGGATCTCTTATATTCAGCAGGTTTACAAATTTGTAACTgaattgaattttgttttgtattaGAATTGTATGATTCTTAGTTTGAGGATCTCTACCATTCTTATTGATTTGGATTTctgaaattatatattaattttttaataattttattgtatatttaaataaatcaGTTTAATTATGATTCGATCTCAATTAAATCATTGAACCCGTTATTTGACCGATTGATGTCGGTTCGGTTCTTGCAACCATTTTTTTCTTACCCTGTATTGATGACCTACCAATGTTGAAActccataataaaaaaaatattgatttgtATATTGTGTCTGACGCTACTGGTATACTTTTGAACAGAAGGTAcaagaaaatattattttaatttccatAGGTGAATTTTCATTACAATAACTAATATTTAAGATCGTTGAGTCACCAAAAACAAAATATCTTATTATTTAAGATCATTGACTAGAGCATACAAGAGTCACTCATTTGTGATCCCTTTTGTTCCCAAAACAATAATGCAACAAAAAAGAACATTGATTTTCTTATTGGTTGCCTTGATAGCGTTGGCATACAGGGCAATCCAGCCGCCTCCCCCAAGAACATGCGGTTCACCGGGTGGTCCGCCCACCACAGCACCAAGAATAAGGCTTAGAGATGGGAGGCATTTGGCATACAAGGAACATGGTGTTCCTAGAGAATTAGCCAAGAACAAGATCGTCTTCTTACACGGCTTTGCTTCTACCAGACATGATACTGTGATTACAGTGAATCTTCCTTCGGTATTCTCCTTTAATTCATatgatgcttttttttttcatacagTAGAAAGGGTtggaattaatttttttccctttttcttatGTTTTTTCATGTAAAGTTCTCCCATTTCAAACAACAACCATTCAAACCACCAAGACCAGCCTCAATACAGAGATAATTTACTTGTGTTTGAATTGGCGTCTCCTGagacttttttaaaaaaaatatttacttagtaaatattttataaagcattcttaaacttttaatttttaagaaagacatatatttcttgtttaaaaatacattcttaagtttttttattactagtatttttaataatcatattttaatatcctcaaaattttataaaaatgttttgTTCCCAAACAAAGGCTTAAGAAGCTTTTGATTTGACCAGTTTGACAAGTAATTGAATTTACTTGGATTGATTCTAGATTTTGTAAAGCCTCCCTAAATAACAATAATTGATGATAATGATCACTAGGGTCTTCTAGAGGAACTGGGAGCATATATAGTGTCTTTTGATAGACCAGGGTATGGGGAGAGTGATCCGGATCCGATCAGAACACCCAAAAGTTTGGCTTTTGATGTTGAAGAACTTGCAGATAAGCTGGGACTTGGACCCAAGTTTTATGTTTTTGGATATTCCATGGGAGGGCAGGCTGTTTGGGGTGTCCTCAAGTACATCCCTCACaggtaaacaaaatattttgttaCTATCTCATTAACCTTTTAGAAAGCCAgtctaaaaatttatatttctacAACGATTAGATAAATGTAAGCTTAACTTTTCATACACCTAGCTAGATCAAATTCTAATAACATAGATATACTTATACTTAATATTTATATCAATTGTAGCACATATTATTATTTACAACATTTAAtacaatttatttgaatataagTGTTTGCTCCTTTATGACAAGAATATATAAATGCTACACACTTGCACAGACTTGCTGGAGCAACACTATTGACCCCAGTTACCAACTACTGGTGGAATGCTTTCCCTTCTAACTTGTTTACAAAGGCTTACTACAAGCAACCTGCACAAGACCAATGGGCTGTTGGAGTTGCTCATTACTTACCATCGCTAACATATTGGTGGATCACTCAGAAGTGGTTTCCAACATCAAGTGTTGTGGAATACAATCCTGCTATTTTCTCACAACAAGATTTATCCATAATTCGCtcttctaatttttcaaaaGGTCGAGAAAATCAGGTAAGTATTTCAATTATTTAACTCTATTTCTCCATGTTTagcaaataaatataatattgcAATCTTTTTCCCATACCCAAGTATAGTGATATGCCACACCTTTCACACCAGATCTCGTCACACATTATATTTCATGTTTATTGGGTTTCGACGCTAcctactattattttttattcttttaaatggGATCGATGTTCTAACTAGTTAAAGAGAATTTgaagatttattattattattattattattattattattattattattattatattattattattattattatatcccTAGAAAAAAGGCaataaaaaatcattttaaaaaatttacaattttcagtttatagaaaagaaaattaatatta
The Arachis stenosperma cultivar V10309 chromosome 7, arast.V10309.gnm1.PFL2, whole genome shotgun sequence genome window above contains:
- the LOC130941802 gene encoding uncharacterized protein LOC130941802, which gives rise to MQQKRTLIFLLVALIALAYRAIQPPPPRTCGSPGGPPTTAPRIRLRDGRHLAYKEHGVPRELAKNKIVFLHGFASTRHDTVITVNLPSGLLEELGAYIVSFDRPGYGESDPDPIRTPKSLAFDVEELADKLGLGPKFYVFGYSMGGQAVWGVLKYIPHRLAGATLLTPVTNYWWNAFPSNLFTKAYYKQPAQDQWAVGVAHYLPSLTYWWITQKWFPTSSVVEYNPAIFSQQDLSIIRSSNFSKGRENQAVQQGESESICRDMIIGFGAWDFDPLKIDNPFPKNEGQVHLWQGEDDQLVPAMLQRYLAQNIPWIHYHELPGAGHMFPLGDKLNEVILKTQLLI